Proteins encoded by one window of Aspergillus puulaauensis MK2 DNA, chromosome 4, nearly complete sequence:
- a CDS encoding uncharacterized protein (COG:S;~EggNog:ENOG410PP73;~InterPro:IPR037217,IPR000898;~go_function: GO:0020037 - heme binding [Evidence IEA];~go_function: GO:0046872 - metal ion binding [Evidence IEA];~go_process: GO:0019441 - tryptophan catabolic process to kynurenine [Evidence IEA]), which translates to MSPLSKPVSSGNQAYQNALSQIKLATENEPVLRELKHLVDVDGAGSWPPRATHRDTWPAVLRPYHDIYLEVMPYLATEDVITDNEINTERRNSFRERVRRALFERVDLPSVKDILCATENKDNCEGILAPASYNGFGACIATMRHVYRWGVIPVVKVAQEEKIIDFPEELNLPWPFICRRYGVTSKGGNVMTNYFCNFDERERIVYEINGALSDLIRTAEYNFSHIFVVVERLALPIYHEMAKSIIHYTRGNKHACLASLKAIVEQLPGLLRVFYKTLVEAQISPKVWMRYVQGPSGWGAGEMINGEYVEYDGLSGSHTPFFRVADAFLGLSPYFSEENMRRYIPESQRKLCQAIHEHGFREKAKEAGDGLIGIEIENMLKQLRLFRATHRARIHKYLGVPAPERLIMTAGRSVLESEEIPEIDTAIKHLDGILEKRLKMTK; encoded by the exons ATGTCGCCATTATCAAAGCCT GTCTCGAGCGGAAACCAAGCATACCAAAATGCCCTGTCCCAAATCAAACTCGCAACTGAGAACGAGCCCGTCCTTCGGGAGTTGAAGCATCTCGTCGACGTAGACGGTGCTGGCAGCTGGCCACCTCGAGCTACTCACCGCGATACCTGGCCTGCAGTCCTTCGTCCATACCATGACATCTACCTCGAAGTAATGCCATACCTAGCAACGGAGGATGTAATCACCGATAACGAAATCAATACCGAACGCCGGAACTCCTTCAGAGAGCGCGTACGAAGAGCACTATTTGAACGAGTAGACCTACCCAGTGTGAAAGACATCCTATGTGCCACCGAAAACAAAGACAATTGTGAAGGTATCTTGGCCCCGGCCTCATACAACGGCTTCGGCGCCTGCATCGCAACCATGCGGCACGTGTACCGATGGGGCGTGATCCCCGTCGTCAAggttgcgcaggaggagaagataaTCGACTTCCCTGAGGAACTGAACTTACCCTGGCCGTTTATATGCCGACGGTATGGGGTCACCTCGAAGGGGGGGAACGTCATGACAAACTATTTCTGCAACTTTGATGAGCGGGAGCGCATCGTTTACGAGATTAACGGGGCGTTGTCGGATCTTATTCGCACTGCAGAGTATAACTTTTCTCATatatttgttgttgttgagcggTTG GCGCTCCCCATATACCACGAAATGGCCAAGTCCATTATTCACTACACCCGCGGCAACAAGCACGCTTGCCTTGCCAGTCTTAAGGCTATAGTTGAGCAGCTCCCTGGTCTACTACGCGTATTCTACAAAACTCTCGTCGAGGCCCAAATCTCACCAAAGGTCTGGATGCGCTACGTTCAGGGTCCTTCAGGCTGGGGCGCTGGAGAGATGATTAACGGCGAATACGTCGAATACGACGGATTATCCGGAAGCCATACTCCCTTTTTCCGTGTTGCAGATGCGTTTTTGGGGTTGTCGCCGTATTTTAGCGAGGAGAACATGAGGCGGTATATCCCCGAGTCGCAGCGGAAGTTATGTCAGGCGATACACGAACATGGGTTTCGAGAGAAGGCGAAAGAGGCCGGGGATGGTTTGATTGGTATTGAGATAGAGAATATGTTGAAGCAACTGAGG CTCTTCCGGGCTACTCATCGCGCCAGAATCCACAAATACTTGGGCGTTCCTGCTCCCGAGCGGTTGATTATGACGGCTGGAAGGTCTGTGCTGGAGAGCGAAGAGATTCCTGAGATAGACACGGCGATCAAGCACTTGGATGGGATACTGGAgaagagattgaagatgACAAAATGA
- a CDS encoding uncharacterized protein (COG:S;~EggNog:ENOG410PPV6;~InterPro:IPR017946,IPR016674;~SECRETED:SignalP(1-26);~go_function: GO:0004620 - phospholipase activity [Evidence IEA];~go_function: GO:0008081 - phosphoric diester hydrolase activity [Evidence IEA];~go_process: GO:0006629 - lipid metabolic process [Evidence IEA];~go_process: GO:0016042 - lipid catabolic process [Evidence IEA]) — protein sequence MPSLLVAVYRTIFLTLCALNILGCAAQSPGHHHHHRHLHQQRQQQQQRPIYAIAHRVLSPSAVTAALSHGANAIEVDLTAQEKTGWWADHSGEANSTDSTAQELFTSVADARRHGQNVTFVWLDIKNPDLCDPKRMPECSIEALRDLARDILQPAGVKALYGFYQTADSRGFKVMSESITDNGNEAVVLSGKASEVATQYENKGIEAPRKLMDDGFPQMENNFGTCREPGNFTCAELRNASDMRDQGQLGKTMGWTSTRGDSGRVDMLLGTARVDGIIYGFQDKEYRNDPVVIEAFGDIRSFVDRHSDSHRMATVDDVPW from the coding sequence ATGCCTTCTTTACTCGTTGCGGTCTATCGCACCATCTTCCTTACCCTCTGTGCCCTCAATATTCTCGGATGTGCCGCCCAATCGCCGggacaccaccaccatcaccgccacctccaccaacaaaggcaacaacaacaacaacgaccaATCTACGCCATCGCCCACCGCGTCCTCAGTCCCTCGGCCGTCACAGCAGCCCTCTCCCACGGTGCCAATGCCATAGAGGTTGACCTAACAGCGCAAGAGAAAACCGGATGGTGGGCAGACCACTCCGGCGAAGCCAACAGCACCGATTCCACAGCGCAAGAACTATTCACCTCCGTCGCCGATGCACGCCGACACGGGCAAAACGTCACCTTTGTGTGGCTTGATATCAAGAACCCGGATTTGTGCGATCCTAAGCGCATGCCCGAGTGCTCCATCGAGGCCCTGCGGGATCTAGCACGCGACATCTTGCAGCCTGCAGGTGTGAAGGCACTATACGGCTTCTACCAGACTGCGGATAGTCGCGGATTTAAGGTTATGAGTGAGTCGATTACCGATAATGGGAATGAGGCGGTTGTGCTTAGTGGGAAGGCGAGTGAGGTTGCTACGCAGTATGAGAATAAGGGTATTGAGGCGCCGCGGAAACTTATGGATGATGGATTTCCGCAGATGGAGAATAATTTTGGGACTTGCCGTGAGCCTGGTAACTTTACGTGCGCTGAGTTAAGGAATGCGAGTGACATGCGTGATCAGGGACAGCTGGGCAAGACAATGGGGTGGACAAGTACACGCGGGGATTCAGGGCGGGTGGATATGCTTCTGGGGACAGCACGGGTAGATGGCATCATCTACGGCTTTCAAGACAAGGAGTATAGGAATGATCCTGTCGTAATAGAGGCGTTTGGTGACATTCGTTCCTTTGTAGACAGGCATTCTGATAGCCATCGTATGGCTACTGTGGACGATGTACCTTGGTAG